From the genome of Geothrix sp. 21YS21S-4, one region includes:
- a CDS encoding Hsp20/alpha crystallin family protein yields the protein MTLLRTRLSHPATAASLEPFRLMRGLLRWDPLRDYELAAPAGAFMPSFDVKESADAYQFKVDLPGIVETDLEISVEGTRLTIAGKREEGALQEGERLHLAERTHGRFSRTFTLPEDVEGEKVVAELRNGVLTLMVPKRPEVRPRKINVSLG from the coding sequence ATGACCCTACTTCGCACCCGCCTTTCCCACCCCGCCACCGCCGCCTCCCTCGAACCCTTCCGCCTCATGCGCGGCCTGCTCCGGTGGGACCCCCTCCGCGACTACGAGCTCGCCGCCCCGGCCGGCGCGTTCATGCCCAGCTTCGACGTGAAGGAGAGCGCCGACGCCTACCAGTTCAAGGTGGATCTCCCGGGCATCGTCGAGACCGACCTGGAGATCAGCGTCGAGGGCACCCGCCTGACCATCGCCGGCAAGCGCGAGGAAGGCGCGCTGCAGGAAGGCGAGCGCCTGCACCTGGCGGAGCGCACCCATGGCCGCTTCAGCCGGACCTTCACCCTCCCCGAGGACGTGGAGGGCGAGAAGGTGGTGGCCGAATTGAGGAACGGCGTCCTGACCCTGATGGTGCCCAAGCGCCCCGAGGTCCGGCCTCGCAAGATCAACGTCAGCCTCGGCTGA
- a CDS encoding VCBS repeat-containing protein yields the protein MRRSVLSTLAVLALLGCSGSHHHYGASGHYLVNAIAVADVDANGLPDILGGVSTDWNGAETQGYVSVRLQSAAGAFVLPTRFGVGAGPANVTVADLNGDGRPDLIVANAADRTVSVRLADAAHPGSFLAATVLATPGRTPLDVAVGDLNGDGRPDLVVAASGANSALVFTQTAAGGFDPPVAYAVGGDPQAVTVADLDGNGRADVAVATSANTVSVLLQTAAGVFASAADYPTGIQPVAIRAADLNGDGKLDLLTANYGAAVSPGTQGLSVLIQGAAGTFQAPVHYVTDYRAAALAVGDLNGDGKPDVVVACAGLPGFPGAVAVFLQSSTTPGALGTAGLSSGLWGPLGVALGDMDGDGLPDVVVADGDITVRYNRASAPGTFGPPNLFYN from the coding sequence ATGCGCCGTTCCGTCCTTTCCACCCTCGCCGTCCTCGCCCTGCTGGGCTGCTCCGGTTCCCACCACCACTACGGCGCGTCGGGCCACTACCTGGTGAACGCCATCGCCGTGGCGGACGTCGACGCCAACGGGCTGCCCGACATCCTGGGCGGCGTGTCGACGGACTGGAACGGGGCGGAAACCCAGGGCTACGTCTCCGTGCGTCTCCAGAGCGCCGCGGGCGCCTTCGTCCTGCCCACCCGCTTCGGCGTGGGCGCCGGTCCCGCCAACGTGACCGTGGCCGACCTCAACGGCGATGGGCGCCCCGATCTCATCGTGGCCAACGCGGCGGACCGGACCGTGAGCGTGCGGCTGGCCGACGCCGCCCATCCCGGCTCCTTCCTCGCGGCGACGGTCCTGGCGACGCCCGGACGCACGCCCCTGGACGTGGCGGTGGGCGACCTGAACGGCGACGGGCGGCCCGACCTCGTGGTCGCCGCCAGCGGCGCCAACAGCGCCCTGGTCTTCACCCAGACGGCGGCCGGCGGGTTCGATCCCCCCGTGGCCTACGCGGTGGGAGGCGATCCCCAGGCCGTCACCGTCGCGGATCTGGACGGAAACGGCCGGGCCGACGTGGCGGTGGCCACCAGCGCCAACACCGTGTCCGTCCTGCTCCAGACGGCGGCGGGGGTCTTCGCCTCCGCCGCCGACTATCCCACCGGCATCCAGCCGGTGGCCATCCGGGCGGCAGACCTCAACGGCGACGGGAAACTGGACCTCCTCACGGCCAACTACGGCGCCGCGGTGAGCCCCGGCACGCAGGGCCTCAGCGTCCTCATCCAGGGCGCCGCCGGAACGTTCCAGGCGCCCGTCCACTACGTCACCGACTACCGCGCCGCGGCTTTGGCCGTGGGCGACCTCAACGGCGACGGGAAGCCCGACGTGGTGGTGGCCTGCGCGGGCCTACCCGGCTTCCCCGGCGCCGTCGCGGTCTTCCTCCAGAGCTCCACCACGCCCGGCGCCCTGGGCACGGCGGGGCTCTCTTCCGGCCTCTGGGGGCCCCTGGGCGTGGCCCTGGGGGACATGGACGGCGACGGCCTGCCGGACGTGGTGGTGGCGGACGGCGACATCACCGTGCGCTACAACCGCGCCAGCGCGCCGGGCACGTTCGGGCCTCCGAACCTCTTCTACAACTGA
- a CDS encoding methyl-accepting chemotaxis protein → MLPKSFRLRSLSAKVLALALLPVGLFLLFFAFYVLPTLRQAVLSTKKEGVQQVVDLGVALLQEQEAQVRAGNLSVETAQIRGREILEGLRYSGTNYLWIQSAGPRIVGHGTRKDWDGKLTDDLGDPAIAKLFRDFDRVAAATGGGFHEYTFSKPGASGTFPKVSYVRTFAPWGWTVGSGVYVDDVDRQVRDIAFALLAGIAVISVLIFFLARVFSRRMVHPLQQLVDGLRNSDLSREIPISTEDEIGAAARAFNDYNGGMRGTVLDVSQFAERVASGSTELAASADQMSHAVAEIARVSEDLKIAGERVSDALRSLGSSAGMVASRTRETEARSEDAVQETDRSAEAGQGAAHGMADIQLVTGQIVAAVTVIQEIARQTNLLSLNAAIEAAKAGSMGKGFAVVAEEVRKLAERSGTAAREIESLIQRTQDVVAEGARSVDTTLASLQAIRDRIGGMAESVRDIGGLSRQQADTGREVADMMAQTSLRLTQNASATHQLASTVVEIARTSEELSRVAEGMRSVVGGFRL, encoded by the coding sequence ATGCTCCCTAAATCCTTCCGACTCCGCTCCCTTTCCGCCAAGGTGCTCGCCTTGGCCCTCCTACCCGTGGGGTTGTTTCTCCTCTTCTTCGCCTTCTACGTCCTGCCGACCCTGAGGCAGGCCGTCCTCTCGACAAAAAAAGAAGGGGTGCAGCAGGTGGTGGATCTGGGGGTGGCCCTGCTCCAAGAGCAGGAGGCCCAGGTGCGCGCCGGCAACCTGAGCGTGGAGACCGCCCAGATCCGGGGGCGGGAAATCCTGGAAGGCCTGAGGTACAGCGGCACCAACTACCTGTGGATCCAGTCCGCCGGCCCCCGGATCGTGGGGCACGGCACCCGCAAGGACTGGGACGGGAAGCTGACGGATGACCTGGGCGATCCCGCCATCGCCAAGCTGTTCCGCGATTTCGACCGCGTGGCCGCGGCCACCGGCGGCGGATTCCACGAGTACACCTTCTCCAAGCCGGGTGCTTCCGGGACCTTCCCCAAGGTGAGCTATGTCCGCACGTTCGCTCCTTGGGGCTGGACGGTGGGCTCCGGCGTCTACGTGGACGACGTGGACCGCCAGGTCCGCGACATCGCCTTCGCCCTGCTGGCGGGGATCGCGGTCATCTCGGTCCTGATCTTCTTCCTGGCCCGGGTGTTCTCCCGCCGGATGGTCCATCCCCTCCAGCAATTGGTGGATGGCCTCCGGAACAGCGACCTCTCCCGCGAGATCCCCATTTCCACCGAGGACGAGATCGGCGCCGCCGCCCGGGCCTTCAATGACTACAACGGCGGGATGCGCGGCACGGTGCTGGACGTCTCCCAGTTCGCCGAGCGCGTGGCCTCGGGCAGCACGGAATTGGCCGCCTCCGCCGACCAGATGTCCCATGCCGTGGCGGAGATCGCCCGGGTGAGCGAGGACCTCAAGATCGCCGGGGAGCGCGTCTCCGACGCCCTCCGCAGCCTGGGCTCCAGCGCCGGGATGGTGGCCTCCCGCACCCGCGAGACCGAAGCCCGCAGCGAGGACGCCGTCCAGGAGACGGACCGCAGCGCCGAAGCCGGCCAGGGCGCCGCCCACGGGATGGCCGACATCCAGCTCGTCACCGGCCAGATCGTCGCCGCCGTCACCGTCATCCAGGAAATCGCCCGCCAGACCAACCTCCTGTCGCTCAATGCCGCCATCGAGGCCGCCAAGGCCGGGAGCATGGGCAAGGGCTTCGCGGTGGTAGCCGAGGAAGTCCGCAAGCTGGCGGAGCGCTCCGGCACCGCGGCCCGCGAGATCGAGAGCCTGATCCAGCGCACCCAGGACGTGGTCGCCGAGGGCGCCCGCAGCGTAGACACCACCCTCGCCAGCCTCCAGGCCATCCGCGACCGCATCGGCGGAATGGCCGAGAGCGTCCGCGACATCGGCGGCCTCTCCCGCCAGCAGGCGGACACCGGCCGCGAGGTGGCGGACATGATGGCCCAGACGAGCCTCCGGCTCACCCAGAACGCCTCGGCCACCCACCAGCTCGCCTCCACCGTCGTCGAGATCGCCCGCACGTCCGAGGAGCTGTCCCGGGTGGCGGAAGGCATGCGGTCCGTGGTGGGGGGATTCAGGCTGTAG